In Electrophorus electricus isolate fEleEle1 chromosome 6, fEleEle1.pri, whole genome shotgun sequence, a single genomic region encodes these proteins:
- the ovol1b gene encoding putative transcription factor Ovo-like 1, translating to MPRVFLVKKTSFFPGKRNWSLLPDSARGDIYIPVSVFPPLYGQEHLEASTAEISGSPAPTPTPQGRNGQMHTHSPGLAAQKPTSTAEDQPKPSSQCPLSTLRTSYVCSKIKITMGEMTSDVSSVSQNKSSTDMPSITLPCPICHKTFSNTRMIKRHLRSHSDFRRYPCEYCGKGFNDTFDLKRHVRTHTGVRPFKCSMCDKAFTQRCSLESHLKKIHGVSQQYGYKERRDKLYVCEECGLTARTQTGLFVHIQTKHPNSRRVKDKNSSKQSQGWQSRVSLGSPHTQCDVESVVRTDAIV from the exons atgccGCGAGTCTTCTTAGTTAAAAAGACAAGTTTTTTTCCCGGGAAAAGAAACTGGAGTTTGCTACCGGATTCCGCGAGAGGGGACATATATATACCAG tttctgtcTTTCCTCCCCTTTATGGACAAGAACACTTGGAAGCCAGCACTGCAGAGATCTCTGGCTCtccagcccccacccccaccccgcagGGCAGGAATGGACAGATGCACACTCACTCCCCTGGCCTGGCTGCCCAGAAGCCCACCTCTACTGCAGAGGATCAGCCAAAGCCCAGCTCCCAGTGCCCTTTGAGCACACTCAGGACTTCTTATGTCTGCTCCAAAATTAAG ATAACCATGGGTGAAATGACAAGTGATGTATCAAGTGTCTCACAAAACAAGTCATCAACAGACATGCCATCTATTACACTCCCTTGTCCAATATGCCATAAGACTTTTAGTAACACCCGGATGATAAAACGTCATCTGAGGAGTCACAGTGACTTTAGGAGGTACCCATGTGAGTACTGTGGGAAAGGCTTCAATGACACTTTCGACCTCAAGAGGCATGTGCGCACCCACACAG GTGTGCGTCCCTTTAAGTGCTCCATGTGTGACAAGGCCTTCACTCAGCGCTGTTCCCTCGAGTCTCACTTGAAAAAAATTCATGGTGTCTCTCAGCAGTATGGCTACAAAGAACGCAGGGACAagctatatgtgtgtgaagagtGTGGTCTGACAGCGCGGACACAAACTGGCCTGTTCGTGCATATCCAGACCAAACATCCCAACAGCAGAAGagttaaagacaaaaacagctcAAAGCAGTCACAAGGCTGGCAGAGCAGAGTATCCCTCGGCTCACCTCACACCCAGTGTGATGTGGAGTCTGTTGTTCGAACTGATGCTATTGTTTGA
- the tmem223 gene encoding transmembrane protein 223 encodes MGFQYVLFTLRTCRTNVSGLSNRLTCMPCIQRFVLNNTDNPTFLNQMRWHSAKPQGQLYLLSSKQLRNVHSFTSTAVLNDVILFEHDRTRFFRFLALFCGGQFIFWTYLAYFAFTGLRNTQKNNNGSQKIKAELGLFSFDMNLGSKAWRFGFTLGCLVIAGGIVGLGMLFTCRSVSRVVLHKGGRKVTVSTQSPLGVNKAWCLTVPLNQVACHAHRHESPSFIPLKVKDHKFYFLLDKEGTLNNHKLFDVTVGAYRPL; translated from the exons ATGGGTTTTCAGTATGTGCTATTTACATTGCGTACCTGTCGCACCAATGTCAGTGGTTTATCCAACCGACTGACATGTATGCCGTGTATACAGCGGTTTGTGCTAAATAACACCGATAATCCAACTTTCTTGAATCAAATGAGATGGCATTCAGCTAAACCTCAAGGGCAACTTTACTTACTCAGCAGTAAGCAACTGCGGAATGTCCACTCTTTCACGTCAACAGCTGTCTTAAACGATGTTATATTGTTTGAACATGACCGAACTCGCTTCTTTAGATTCTTGGCTCTGTTTTGCGGAGGTCAGTTTATATTTTGGACTTACTTGGCTTACTTTGCATTCACGGGCCTTCGAAACactcaaaaaaataataacGGCTCTCAAAAAATCAAAGCTGAATTAGGACTTTTCAGTTTTGACATGAACCTCGGATCTAAAGCTTGGAGATTTGGATTCACTCTCGGATGTCTTGTCATCG caggAGGAATTGTTGGTCTGGGTATGCTGTTCACCTGTCGCTCTGTCAGTCGTGTGGTTCTGCATAAGGGAGGCAGAAAGGTGACAGTGTCTACCCAGTCCCCCCTGGGAGTTAACAAAGCATGGTGTCTAACAGTGCCTTTGAATCAAGTGGCTTGTCATGCCCATAGACATGAATCACCCTCCTTCATTCCTCTCAAAGTCAAAGATCACAAGTTCTACTTTCTTTTGGACAAAGAAGGGACACTAAACAACCACAAACTATTTGATGTCACTGTTGGGGCCTACAGACCTCTATAA
- the fosl1b gene encoding proto-oncogene c-Fos, translating into MSARLDLNNAVQIQKIMDTTTSTPNLDTVTSSTDNQWMLESSLVSEVESTWESLSSLLPITLSSCPCLTHASSPDLLHAVSVDSSESVDKGHMYEHRYNEECERRRARRERNRIAAARCRDRRRMLMDALQNETEHLELVKSQLEEEIAGLERERERLELVLEAHRPVCKMDDTNPE; encoded by the exons ATGTCAGCACGACTGGACCTGAATAACGCTGTGCAGATTCAG AAAATCATGGATACCACCACATCTACCCCTAACCTCGATACTGTCACCTCTAGCACAGATAATCAGTGGATGCTTGAGTCTTCTCTAGTCTCAGAAGTAGAGTCCACCTGGGAGTCATTATCCTCATTATTGCCCATCACACTATCAAGCTGCCCCTGCCTAACACACGCTTCCAGTCCAGACCTGCTCCATGCTGTGTCAGTGGACAGCTCTGAAAGTGTGGACAAGGGCCACATGTATGAACAT AGGTACAAtgaggagtgtgagaggaggagagctcGCAGGGAAAGGAACAGAATAGCAGCTGCTAGGTGTCGGGATCGTCGCCGCATGCTTATGGATGCATTACAAAAT GAGACCGAACATTTGGAGCTTGTGAAGTCTCAGCTAGAGGAGGAGATTGCTGGgcttgaaagagagagagagaggctggagtTAGTTCTGGAAGCACATAGACCTGTCTGTAAGATGGATGACACTAATCCTGAATAA